One bacterium genomic window, CTCGCGCTACCTAGCAAGCCGCATGATTGAGCCCGTTAAAACTATCGCCCATCATTTAACCTTAATGGACCCGGCCAGCATGAAAGATTGGGAACCACTCATTGTCCCTAAAGCTGGTGATTATTTAAAAGATATCGTCAGTGGGGTTAATCACCTGTCGCGTCGCGTAAAAACAGCACTTTATACGGTAAGCCGCACCAATCGTTACCTGGCCCATGAACTACGAAACCCACTCGCTATCATTTTGGGCGAAGCCGAAATGGCCCTCATGCGCGACAAAATGACAGATGACGAATATAAAGCTGTGTTAAAGAGCTCGCTTGAAGAAATTGAGCGTATGAAAAATGTGATTGAAACGGTTTCTCGCCTCTCACTCAAACAACGCAACAGTTACAAACCTTCGCCGTGTGAATTAGTCAATTGGCTTAAAACAAATAAGCCCGCCTGGGATAAAATTTTGGGTGATGAATTGGTTACTCATTTCGAAACCGATCAGGCAGTCGTTGTTCTGGATCAAGATCTTCTATACCGCCTGGTGGACAATTTAATACGTAACATTAAAGTACATGGTCAAAGTAAAGCCAGTTTAACGTTAAATAAAACCGATAGCAAAGTAGAGCTTGTTGTTGAAGACGATGGACTAGGGATGTCAGACGAGCTTTTAAACGAGCTTAATACCGGACAATCGACAAATAGCAAAATTGGCATTGGTCTTTCTCTATGCTTGGAAATAGCCTCTATTTGCGGTTTTAAACTTATATTTAAAAATAAAACGACTGGTGGCCTTAAAACAACTATTGTGCTCGAGTAAGCTTGATAATATACCTCCATCATGAACCTTACTTTTTTGGGTGCCACCGGAACCGTTACCGGGTCCAGATATCTTATAAGTACAGGACGCAAAAATATTCTTGTCGATAGCGGTTTATTTCAAGGCTACAAACATTTGCGCCTGCGCAACTGGGATAAACCTCCTTTTAGTCCGCGCGATATTCATGCTCTTCTTTTAACCCATGCCCATATCGATCATTCGGGATACATTCCCGTTTTGGTTAAAAACGGCTTTAAGGGACCTATTTATTCCTCCATAGCAACACGCGATTTATGCAAAATTCTTTTGCCCGATTCGGGTTATTTACAGGAAGAAGAAGCTCACTACATTAACAAGCGCGGTTACTCCAAACACAAACCAGCTCTTGCACTTTACAACCGAGAAGACGCTGAAAAATGCCTGCATTTTTTTAAACCTGTTCCTGTAAATAAAAAAATCTCTCTTGGGGCCGATATGTCGTTTACTCTGAAGCCTGCAGGACATATTTTGGGCGCCAGCACCATCACGCTATCATCAAAAAATAAAACGATCGTTTTTTCTGGCGATTTAGGCAGACCACACGATCCTGTTACCAAACCGCCACTTCCTATTCACAAAACCGATTATTTAGTCATTGAATCGACCTATGGAAACCGTGTCCATGTTAAAACAGATATTTTAAACGAGCTGGGGCAACTGTTAAACAAAACACTCTCTCAAGGCGGAACAGTTATTATTCCTGCTTTTGCGGTAGGACGTACTCAACTTATTTTGTACTATCTGGCGCTTCTTAAAAAACACGGGCTACTACAAAATGTCCCCATTTACCTCAATAGCCCCATGGCCACAAACGTAACCGAAATTTTTTGCAAACATCACCGCGAGCACCGCTTAACTCTAGAAGATTGCGAAAACATGTGTCGTCATGTCACCTTAATTAATAATCCGGAGCAATCCAAAGCCATCAATTTTAAAACTGGCCCCATGATCATCATATCAGCCTCTGGAATGGCTACAGGGGGCCGAGTTGTTCACCACATTAAAGCCTTTGCTCCTAACCCTAAAAATCTTTTACTCTTTACCGGCTTTCAGGCTGGAGGCACCCGCGGGGCCTTAATTGTAAATGGGGCCAAAACAGTAAAAATTCACGGTGAAGTTGTCGATATCAATGCCCAGGTGGCTAATTTGGATAGTTTATCGGCACATGCCGATAGCGATGACATTATCTCGTGGCTAAAAAATTTTAAAAAGCCCCCCATTAAAACATTTATTACTCATGGCGAACCGGATGCTGCCGAGGCTTTGCGCCGGCGCATTTCCGACGAGCTAGGCTGGGAAGCCTGCGTGCCGCAATATGGAGACAAGGTAAAACTGGTATGAACAATACAAACTGCCTGCATATTAAACGACTTGGAATCGATACTTATCAGGATTCGGTCGTCTATATTCGCGCGTCCTCCGGCGTTTGCAGGTCCGAAGGTTTTGAAGCACACACACAGGTAAAATTATCGGCCCAGGGCAAGAGTATTGTTGCTACCTTAAACGTGGTGCACGATCATCTCTTTCAGGAAGATGAAATTGGTTTTTCAGAGGCGGCCTTTAAACGGATGGGGCTTCCCGAAAACACTTTGGTGGCCATCAGTCATGCCGAACAAGCATCCTCCATGGCTTACGTACGCGGAAAAGTTTACGGCAACAAATTATCGTCACCCGCCATGCATGCCATTGTTGCCGATATTGTCGGCGGCAAATATACCGACATTCAACTATCTTCATTTATTACAGCGTGCGCCACCGGCAATTTGGATATTGATGAAATTACACACTTAACCCGTGCCATGATTGATACAGGCGAAACCGTATCGTGGGAATCTCCCATCGTTGTCGATAAACACAGTGTGGGTGGGCTACCCGGCAATCGCATTACCCCAATTGTAGTTTCTCTTGTTACTTGCCATGGGCTAACCATGCCTAAAACATCATCACGCGCCATCACCTCTCCTTCGGGCACGGCCGATACCATGGAAGTAATCACACCGATTAATTTAGACACCAAAAAAATGAAACAGGTGGTGCACGATACCGGCGGCTGTTTTATTTGGGGAGGGCATGTGCGTTTTAGCCCGGCCGACGACATTTTAATTAGAGTAGAACGTGTTTTAGATCTGGATAGCGAAGGCCAGATGATTGCCTCAGTACTTTCTAAAAAGAAAGCAGCAGGTTCTACACATGTGGTTATCGATATGCCACTTGGCCCCACAGCCAAGGTGCGCGACATGCAAACCGCACGGCTTTTAGAACGTTTTTTTATCGATGTCGGCTTAAAAATAGGACTAACAGTAGAAGTGATTATTACCGATGGCGTAGAACCCGTAGGATACGGCATAGGGCCCGCCCTGGAAGCACACGATATTTTAGCCGTGCTCCAAAACCACAACAACGCCCCTGCCGATTTAACTGAAAAGTCTCTTGTCTTTGCCGGAAAAATTTTGGAAATGGCAAAAGTATGCCTTAAGGGTGAAGGTATTGAAGTATGCCGTAACACTTTAAAATCGGGAAAAGCTTTTCAAAAATTTATTAAAATCTGTAATGAGCAAGGGGGCTTTTGCCCACCCGCAATTGCGCCCATACAACATCCTGTTTTAGCCACTGCCAGCGGAACCCTTACTGCATTTAATAACCGGAAACTGGCCATGATTGCCAAGCTTGCGGGTGCACCCAAAGCGCCTTTAGCGGGTGTTAAACTGCACAAAAAATTGGGAGATATTGTAGAAAAAAACGATGTTTTGTATACACTCCATTCCGAAACTCCGGGAGAATTAGCGTATGTTCTTTCTTATATCCAAACTAATGAAAGTGTTGTCACCATTACACCGTAAAATTTTATGATTTTATCTTATCCTCAAAATTATCCGCTCTCTCAAAATTTATCGCAGCTTACGGGCAATAACCTTGTGAACTGGAAAATTCATACTTTTCCGGACGGGGAAAATCTGGTGACCCTACCAGATAACATTCCGGAAAAAATTTATCTTGTGTGCGATTTATCGCATCCCAATAGCAAAATACTCGATCTCCTTTTTTTAAGCGATGCTCTTAAACTAAACGGAGCCAGTCACATTACACTTGTAGCCCCCTATTTGCCCTACATGAGGCAAGATACTGTATTTCATAAGGGCGAACTGGTTACATCCAAAGCTTTTGCAAAACTCATCTCAAGCTATTTTGACAAACTCATTACAATCGACGCTCATTTGCACCGCTTTAAAAAATTGGAAGAAATATATTCTATTCCCTGCATCAATCTGGAAGCAGCAACACTCATTGGAAAGTGGATTAAAAACAATGTAAAAAACCCGCTCATCGTGGGGCCCGACGCCGAAAGTTTGCAGTGGGTTGAAAAGGCCTCAAAAGAGGCACAAGCCCCCTTTGTGGTATGCGAAAAAAACCGTTTGGGTGATAACGAAGTAAAAATTACAATTAGCGGGCTTGATGCCTATAAAAATTTAAATCCCGTTTTAGTGGATGATATTATTTCATCGGCCCACACTTTAATTGAAGCATCACGTGTGTTAAAAAATGCCGGTTTTAAAAAGGTGGGCGCCGTGGCTACTCATGCTTTATTTTCGGAAAATGCCTTTCAATTATGCATAAGTGAACAAATAACACCGCTTGTAACTGCCAATACTATTGCTCATTCTACTAATGAAGTAAATGTGGCCTCACTGATCCCCATATGATTCAAAACAACCTTACGTGGAATAAAAATAGCTTCAACCTTATCTATAGCTTCTGCCGTAACACAATATAACGAACCATCTATTACATGCTCAAACCCCAACCAAACGGGCGCATCCATCATTTTTTGCTTTCTTCTTGGCGCTTTTTTTAATAAGACTTTCCCCGATAAAATAAAAAATGCACCGTTAGGCTCATGGCCCTCGTAAAATAAAATCTGGCCAGCGCGGAATGTTAACTTTAATCCGTTCTTAACCATTTTTTCCATGGTCGATGCTGAAGCCGCCGTGTTATAGGGGTTTATAGAACAATACGGGCAAAACACTTTACCTCCATTGTATTTTTTATACAAAGGAGTAGGCCGTTTAAAAATGATCTGTATCAGTATTTTTTATGAAAACAAACACCCTTTGCCAAAACTGTAACACCCGCGAAAAGAGTATTTTTTGTGATTTATCGCATGAACATTTAAAAGAAATGGACAGCGTTAAAACCACCAATACCTACAAAGCGCATCAGGCTATTTTTTATGAGGGCAACCGTCCTTACGGGCTCTATTGTGTATCCAGTGGCAAGGTAAAACTTTATAAAATGGATGCTGACGGCAATCAAAAGATTGTGCGCATTGCAGGCCCTGGCGATATTTTGGGTTACCGCTGTTTATTATCGGATGAACCCTACACCGCTACAGCCGAAACTATTGAAGAAGCTAAAATCTGTTTTGTAGATAAAACGACCTTTACCGATATTATTGAAGCCGACCCCAAAACAACCCATAATCTTTTAAAAACTCTCTCCATCGAACTGCGTCAGGCTGAGCAAGAAAGCTTTAATGTAGTACATAAGAGTGTGCGAGAACGCGTTGCAGAACTTTTACTTATTTTTAACAAACGTTTTGGCCAAAAAGTAAAAGATGGTTTTCTACTCGACATTTCATTATCGCGCCAGGAATTAGCCGATTGTGTGGGTACCACTCAAGAATCTGTGATCCGTACCTTAAGCGACTTTAAAAAAGAAGAACTGATAAGCGAAAGTGGCAAACAAATTATCATTACCGATGTAGAAAATTTAATCGACGCAGCCAACCTTCCCGAATAATTTTATGTCGAAAGCTTTTACCAAAGAAGACGACAAGCAAGATGATGATAGCGGCGACATCAATGCGCCTCCTATCCCTAAAGGCTCAAAGAATTACATCACACCTCAAGGTTTTAAAAAATTAAAGGATGAATTGCACGACCTCTTAACAGTGAAGCGCCCCGAATTAACGGCCATCATAAACTGGGCCGCTAGTAATGGCGATAGAAGTGAAAATGCCGATTATATTTACGGCAAAAGACGCTTAAGAGAAGTGGATAAAAGAATTCGTTTTTTGGAAAAACGGATTGAAGCGGCGGAAGTGACAGATCCCACACAGAATAAATCAACCAAAGTATTTTTTGGAGCCACCGTGACAATTGAAGACGAAAACGGTGAACAAAAAACTTATTCCATTGTAGGTATTGACGAAACGGATTTTAAAAAAAACAGGATCAGCTGGATATCCCCCATGGCCACTTCCCTATTAACCAGGGAAGTGGGCCATTTAGTGAGTGTTAAAACTCCGGGAGGAATAAAAGAGTACGAAATTATCTCGATAACCTACCTACCCCTTGATTGATTTCCTTGCTGCCACCAGAATTCCGGCCAAAACAAACACCATCATCAGTGATGACATCAAATTCGTTTGGGACGCATTTAAGCTGCAACCACCTCCACCACTACCAGCATTACCGATGGTCCCCGAATCAGCCTCTAAAGTGCAAGTACTGCTGCAATCATCACCGTCGGTGGTATTACCATCATCACATTCCTCGCTATCGGCTTTGGTACCATCACCACAAACAACGGCAGGGGCTACTTCTTCAATACACAACGCACTACAACCATCACCATCGCTAGTATTACCATCATCACATTCCTCGCTATCGGCTTTGGTACCATCACCACAAACAGCGGCAGGGGCTACTTCTTCAATACACAACGCACTACAACCATCACCATTGGTAGCATTGCTATCATCACATTCTTCGGTGCCGGCAAGCACACCATCTCCGCAAATAGGTTCATCCACTGCGCACACGCTACTACAACCATCGTTATTGATGAGATTACCATCATCACAAACTTCGGTGCTGGATTGATCGATCACACCGTTGCCGCAAACAGGAAAGTTTAAAAGCTGGCCGAAGATTTCAAACTCGTTATTAGCAAGAGGAGCTACATCATCATCACCACGCCAAACCGTCACGTACGTATTATTTTCCGGTAAATATCCAGCTACAGGCCAATTCCCCATATACAATGCAGAACCATACCCACCCATATCCGATACGGCAAAGTTGTTATCAATTTTGGTTCCGTTGGCCGCCATTCTTTGGGCAAATATTTCTATTTCGTCTGCTGTCGTGCTATAGGGCGCTTGCCGTGTAGCTCCATACCAAACCACCAGATATTCATTGGCAATAGAATTATAAACAATCGAGGGATGATGTGCCGAAGCATCGGTGTTGTCATCCCTACCACTGTTACTGATTCTCACATCATCCATCATGGTTCTATTTCCATTCACATCCAAGATTTGTCCAAAGACTTCAAGTTTACCATTTCCAACATCGTCATCTTCTCCGTACCAAACTACAAAAAATTGTTGATTGACGGGATTAAAAGCAACAACCGGGTATTTCGCACCATAAGCTCGATTATTACCCGGACCCATTTGGCTAATTTGAAAATCGTTATTGCCGGTTTGCACACCGCTTGCCGTTAAAAACTGACCATAGGCTTGATAGTCGATTTGATTAGCTGGAATGCCGTCGGCATGAGCCGCATCATCCGCCCAAACAACCAGGTACCGATTATTAATGGAATCATATTCAATAGAAGGACCAAAAGCGTTATTCCCACGGACATTACTAATCTGAAAATCATTATCGCCAATTTCTCCAGCTACGGCATTTAAACGCTGAGCAAAAATATGTGTTTGAGCATTTGCCGTCAGTCTTGCTGTCCACACAACCAAAAATTCATTTTCGACAGAATTATAAGCTACAGATATCGTCGACTCATATAATTCAACATTTCGCCCCACTTCTTTCATGCTACTTATTTTTAAACGTGACCCTACCAAAGAACCGTCAATTCCAACAAGTTGGGCATAAACCTCGAATTCTTCATCAACTAAAGAGCCTGTGTTATCATCCGAAACCCACACCACCAAAAATTGCTTGGTAGTGGTATTATAGGATACGGCCACTGCCTCTGGTCTGTAAGGTGAAGAAGCATTGGGCCCCATGCTGCTGATACGAAAATCGCTCACTACTGTGGCCCCGGTACCATCCAAAATATGTCCAAACACTTCATGTTCGTCATTGATACCAGTACCTTCCCCCACCCATGCAACCAAACATTTCGTTTCATAAGGTGCACATACAACCTCAGGCTGCGGAGTTGAAACAGTTAAATTTATATTTCCTTCCCCCCCCCCATCTGGCTAATCCTAAAATCATTAGCCCCAATCTCACCCGCAACGGCTTGGGTTAAAAAGATAAGATTCATTAAAACCGACAAAAAAACCGATAAAAACTGAATTCCCTTTTTCATAAAATCACTCCAATTATTAATAGTTCCTTTAAAAACGCCCGAGATTACTCTCAAGTGCACTATGTTAATTATCGCAAATTTATGAAGTAAGGTTGTTTAGAAAAATATACGAATGTGCAAAAACTGATAACAAACTGTCATCAGTTTTTGGCGGTAAATCAGCAACTTTTCCTTAAACATAACGATAATGACACAGTTTTTTATTCAAAGTTTTATCAGGAGCAGTCTGCATGAAAAAAACATTCCTATTTTTAATTATTTTTACTTTCTTATCTTTCATCAAAATTGATCATGTTTATGCACTCAATTGTCAGGTGGGTCAGGCTCCTTATACGAACATCCAATCCGCTATCAACGATACCAATTGTACTCATGTGGGTATTCCGATTGGAACTTATAATGAAACTCTCTCTATTAACCGGAGTGTAACTTTAATCGGAGAAAATCGTCAGCAGACAATTTTAACAGGAAGCAACGCTCATCGTATTATCCAGATTGCCTCTCAAACGCCGCCCCAAAGTATCATTACGATCAAAAACCTGACAATAACTGATGGCTACTCTGACTCAATGGGAGCAGGTGTTAGCTGCAGACCTTCGTTTCTCAATCCAGGCGATACGTTGTTGTTAAACCTGGAACGGGTGAATGTGATCAACAACAGAGGAGAATATGGTACCGGTGGACTTCATGCCGTTTCTTGCAATATTGACATCAAAAATTCTCTTTTTGAAAACAATGCTTCGGCTCAAAGTAACGGGGCCATTGATGTTGCCAATGCGGAATATACCAATATTGCAAAAAGTCGTTTTATCAATAATCAATCGGGAATGGGCAGCAGTGTCGAATTAAGCCGTACAGATAATATTACAATTCGTCGCTCACATTTTATTGACAACAATACAAATGAGTTTTTGGGTGCTAGTGGAGCCCTTTCCGTAGAAAGTTTTGAAAATGCCGAAATACAAAATAGCAATTTTATCAATAACGGTTCCAACCTTTCACAAGGTGGGGCCTTGTCTGTAAGAGCACTGGAAAACAGCCAAATCAGCATTAATAGAAGCGTTTTTGAAAACAACCATTCCGCCATTGGTGCTGCTATTTATACCTGGCCAAGCAGCCAACCTGTTTTTCCGGTTTTTAATATCAATAACAGCCGTTTTACCCGTAACCATTCCGAAGATTCGGGTGGTGCCCTGTATGTTTTTACAAACCAACTTGAAATTTCCAACAGCATCTTTGAAGCCAACAGGGGGTTTGGAGCATCAATCTGGACCGAATCTTATCCGCAAAGAACACAAAATATCAATATCAGCAACACCCGTTTTTTGGGTAATATCAGTACTGGTTCATACACATTTAGCGGCACCATATTTATCGGCGTAAAATCAAGCGGCTCACAGGTCAATCTTTCTCAAGTTGAAATGGATGCAAACCAAACAGAACAATGTGGCACACTTTGCATGAATATCAGTACCGGTGGCCTTCTTGATTTAACCGTGGAAGATAGCCATATAACCAATAATCAGGGCGGCTTGTCGGGCTTTTTCTTCATGAGCAATATTCTGGGAACCCCCACAGATGAAAGAGTGACAATACGTAATTCCGAATTTATCAATAATAGGGGACATGATTCAGGCGTGTTCGCAGTTCATGAAAAGATAAATCTCAATATCGAAGATTCAATATTTTTGCAGAATCATTCGGATACATACGGTAGCGTAATCCATTCCTGGCAAAGCAACAGTGTTTTTAATCTTAATCGTGTTACACTTTCCGATAACACACAAGCCGATGATGGCGCCATCTTCATCCTTGATAACGATTTGTCTCGTCTTCATACTTTTAATGCAGTGGAAGCCAATCACAATGTTTCATTGGTGAGCGGTGTTGGATTATTCAGTTTTTCAAACTTGTCGGCAAATATTACAAATTCTAACATTATAAACAATCAGGGCTTTATGGCCGGTGGGATCGATGCCACTAATGCCAATGTTAACATCATACAAACCAAACTGGATGACAACCAGGCCAGCCAAGGGTCGGGGGCGGTTAATGCTTACAACGCCAACATTACCCTGGACAAGGTAAGCATTAATAATCATACCAGTCAAAATAGTGCCTCCATCTCATTAAATGGTGGTAATCACCTCGTAAAAAAATCATCGATAACTAACAATAGCTCTTCCAGCCAAAATAGTTCGGGTGGTATTCATGTAACGAACGGGATACTGAATCTGCAAAATTCAACACTTTCTAATAATCAGGGGCCTCAAGGCGGGGCCCTTTTGTTGACAGCATCCAGCGCCACCATTGATCATGCCACTATTTTTAATAACACAAGTTCTCAGGGCGGAGCCGGGATTTTAAGCAACAACTCAAACGCTCTTGTTCGTAATTCGGTTATTGCCAACAATACGGGAGGCTCGTGTCTTGGCAATATCACGCAAGAACCTGATTTTAGCAGCGTCAATGATGATATGACCTGTACTAATTTTGCCTGGAATGACATGCCATTAAATCTCATTAATTTGTTGCCGTTAGCCCTTATGCCCAATGGAACAATGGCCCATATACCGGTGCCAACAAGCATCCTGATTGATAATGCCCAGGAGCTGTTAATTGAGGATCAGCTAGAATCCTTGCGTCCCCAGGATTTTCGTTGTGATCAAGACATAAACCCGGATATTGGCGCTATTGAGGTGCCTAGTAACTGTCCTGCTGCTCCCTAAGGATATTTACAAAAACCACCGCACCAGCTCTCAATTCGCATCTAATTTTCGCCATTTTTTTTGACTCTTTTAATTTCATTTTTCTCATTCTGATAAAAATATATTCATATTCTACAAAACCACTGGAAATAGTGGATAAAACCCTTGTGATCTTTGGATAAAAATTGGTCCAAGTTTTGCATTATTTCTAAGAGTGATCCTCAAGTCTAAAAAAACGATCTTCCTGATTTTAAGCTCTTTGGTCATTTTCTGGCAGCATCCAGCAACAGCCCAAACAAACACGGCTGTTGGCATTAAAAAAAGTGAAGAGTTTTATATTGAAGTACCCACGCATGACATTGAGGATATAAAAAATGACCGGGCCTTTAAAACGCTTGTACAGCAGTTTGGAAAACCAACAATTACCAAAATTTTACCCGATATAAAGAATGGCGAGGAATACAAAAACTATCTGGATAAACTCCGCCACAAATTTCCCATACGGGCCCAACGGATGACGCCTCAAGAATCGACTCCCCTTTCCAAGATTTACAACTACTATCACCTGACATTTTCAAAACCTATAGATACCGCCCAGGCCGATTATATTTTAAGCATCTTGAAGCATCTTTCAAAAATATCTTTTGTGGAACTGGTACCTCATGAAAATTTGGATCTCGCTATCAATCCCGGCCTGCCAGGCCAACCCCAAATTCCATCTCAGCCCATAACTCCCATCCCAGTGCCTGGCAGCCCTCAAACACCCAACGATCCATTTTTTTCAAGCCAGGGAACATGGAACCAACCCTACACCGACATGTGGGGATTAAATAAAATAAACATGCCTCTGGCATGGTCGTACTCGCGTGGGCATCCTGATTTAAAAATTGCCGTGATTGATGGCGGTATCGATTATAATCACCCCGATATCAGCAATTATATCTGGAAAAACAATATTGAAGAAAATGGAATAACGGGCGTAGACGATGACAACAACGGCTATATCGATGATGTTGTAGGATACGATTTTGAAAGCGAAGACAACGACCCCATGGATCACTATGGTCACGGTACCCACGTGGCCGGTACCATTATGGCTGCAAGCAACAACAGCATGGGGATATCGGGAATAATCTGGCAGGGCAAAATAATGCCACTTAAAGTCTGTAGCGATTCTTCTGGTTCCTGCAACTCTTCGGCCAAGATAGATGCCTTGCATTATGCCATTAATATGGGAGCCGATGTGGCTAACCTGAGTTTGGGTGGCTATAATTATTCGCAAACCGAAAAAGAAAATTTTTTATTCGCACGGGATGCAGGACTTGTGGTTGTAGCGGCCACGGGAAACGACAATAGCGATGCCTCCTATCATTTCCCCAGCGGATACCCCACTGTAATAGCGGTAGGAGCCATCACACCAACTTTTCAAATTGCCAATTTCTCCAATTATGGTTGGAAAACCGATATTCTGGCTCCCGGCTCTTCTATTCTGTCACTTAATGCCAATCAGTCGGTCTATGGATCAACTCATACAGATAAAATCATCCCCACACTTTTGGAACCTTCCAATTATCTTCTTATGTCGGGTACCAGCATGGCATCACCTCATGTGGCAGGTGTGGTGGGCTTGTTACTGGCCTCAAACAACAGGCTGGATGTCGATGAAGTTTTACAAAAAATAAAGCAGACAACATCCTCGCATACAGGAACGGAATCTCCCGAAGCCACAAGTGTTTACGGAATTTTAAATGCTGCAAAAGCGCTTGAAAATACCGATACCTGTGCAGCACAAATTCTATCTCCGTTTGGAGAAACCATCACTAGCGCTCCCATCACCATCACAGGTATTGCGAGAGGAAAAAGTTTTCATCATTACAAACTAGAATGGGGATCGGCACCTATTGGAAACTATCAAACCATTAAAAAATCCACGAATAAAATTTTTAATGGGGTGCTGGGAACAATCAATGTTTCTCAAAGTTCAAAAGTATATTTACGACTCTCGGTTTACAACAAACATAACGAAATCTGCGGCGAAAGTATTACCCAGGTTGTATTGAGCAATACAGCTCCTGCCATGAGTGTAGAAATACCCAACGGAAGCATTCACCATGTCGCAACCGGCCATTTTGATAACGATGATATTGCCGACTACCTGGTAAGTGCCCGTCACCATGATGATGCCGGCTATCCACAAGGTACTTTATCGGTCCACCTGGTTTTGGGATCTAGCTTAATAGCCGCCTCAACACCAGCAAATCTGGATACTATCACCAATAAAAAATGGACAATCCCCTATCTATACGAACAAAACAGTTACGGGCTACCCACACTCATGCATGACATGGATGGTGATGGACTAGATGACATTTTGATTGCCAATATAAATTACACCGGATCAACTTCGCTGTCGGGAGAAGTCTGCATTTATCTGGCATCAAGCCAATCAACATGGCCCGATACCCTGGATACTTCGGCTGCCAATTATTGCATCCACGAAAATTTCGCCAATGCGCATGTTGGTTTTTTTCTAAAAAGCCTTCCCGATCTGGATAACGATGACATTGGGGAGTTGGTATTGGGTTCGTGCTTGGCTCCGTCTCCCGGTTCCACGTCGGGTTATCAGGCACTCAACCTGCTTTATACGGGCACCCGCTCTCAATGGAGCCAAAATAATATTTTATCGCAAATGCCCATTTCCACGCTTTCCACTAGTGAATCAA contains:
- a CDS encoding DUF4215 domain-containing protein, translated to MVAWVGEGTGINDEHEVFGHILDGTGATVVSDFRISSMGPNASSPYRPEAVAVSYNTTTKQFLVVWVSDDNTGSLVDEEFEVYAQLVGIDGSLVGSRLKISSMKEVGRNVELYESTISVAYNSVENEFLVVWTARLTANAQTHIFAQRLNAVAGEIGDNDFQISNVRGNNAFGPSIEYDSINNRYLVVWADDAAHADGIPANQIDYQAYGQFLTASGVQTGNNDFQISQMGPGNNRAYGAKYPVVAFNPVNQQFFVVWYGEDDDVGNGKLEVFGQILDVNGNRTMMDDVRISNSGRDDNTDASAHHPSIVYNSIANEYLVVWYGATRQAPYSTTADEIEIFAQRMAANGTKIDNNFAVSDMGGYGSALYMGNWPVAGYLPENNTYVTVWRGDDDVAPLANNEFEIFGQLLNFPVCGNGVIDQSSTEVCDDGNLINNDGCSSVCAVDEPICGDGVLAGTEECDDSNATNGDGCSALCIEEVAPAAVCGDGTKADSEECDDGNTSDGDGCSALCIEEVAPAVVCGDGTKADSEECDDGNTTDGDDCSSTCTLEADSGTIGNAGSGGGGCSLNASQTNLMSSLMMVFVLAGILVAARKSIKG
- the greB gene encoding transcription elongation factor GreB; amino-acid sequence: MSKAFTKEDDKQDDDSGDINAPPIPKGSKNYITPQGFKKLKDELHDLLTVKRPELTAIINWAASNGDRSENADYIYGKRRLREVDKRIRFLEKRIEAAEVTDPTQNKSTKVFFGATVTIEDENGEQKTYSIVGIDETDFKKNRISWISPMATSLLTREVGHLVSVKTPGGIKEYEIISITYLPLD
- a CDS encoding S8 family serine peptidase, which produces MVIFWQHPATAQTNTAVGIKKSEEFYIEVPTHDIEDIKNDRAFKTLVQQFGKPTITKILPDIKNGEEYKNYLDKLRHKFPIRAQRMTPQESTPLSKIYNYYHLTFSKPIDTAQADYILSILKHLSKISFVELVPHENLDLAINPGLPGQPQIPSQPITPIPVPGSPQTPNDPFFSSQGTWNQPYTDMWGLNKINMPLAWSYSRGHPDLKIAVIDGGIDYNHPDISNYIWKNNIEENGITGVDDDNNGYIDDVVGYDFESEDNDPMDHYGHGTHVAGTIMAASNNSMGISGIIWQGKIMPLKVCSDSSGSCNSSAKIDALHYAINMGADVANLSLGGYNYSQTEKENFLFARDAGLVVVAATGNDNSDASYHFPSGYPTVIAVGAITPTFQIANFSNYGWKTDILAPGSSILSLNANQSVYGSTHTDKIIPTLLEPSNYLLMSGTSMASPHVAGVVGLLLASNNRLDVDEVLQKIKQTTSSHTGTESPEATSVYGILNAAKALENTDTCAAQILSPFGETITSAPITITGIARGKSFHHYKLEWGSAPIGNYQTIKKSTNKIFNGVLGTINVSQSSKVYLRLSVYNKHNEICGESITQVVLSNTAPAMSVEIPNGSIHHVATGHFDNDDIADYLVSARHHDDAGYPQGTLSVHLVLGSSLIAASTPANLDTITNKKWTIPYLYEQNSYGLPTLMHDMDGDGLDDILIANINYTGSTSLSGEVCIYLASSQSTWPDTLDTSAANYCIHENFANAHVGFFLKSLPDLDNDDIGELVLGSCLAPSPGSTSGYQALNLLYTGTRSQWSQNNILSQMPISTLSTSESTSYCDSSFFSTKYLTLGTQTLGDVNGDTVEDFLVINPVNDSQYTLLSPLQPGSDILLDTSLPTINYSSCDKPISFGEGSNTPYFTVLRTPTVGCTDEKRLLLLPPIDLTQDQSVAMLVNTIYLKSNKLNLGTPENRLKETATGDLNGDGETDYVVSDAIQNGTGIFHIFSGSSQLASTGFWQANTGFITSNKMRSSVIVDNLIAGASDDLLIYDDDGTSLNIYTFDNGFPDLYDNDEDGVTVSGGDCNDSNPFINPHIQEICDQIDNNCDGQVDDVVTTYYLDADADNYGITTQTVQANCTLPAGYATFPDDCDDTRSNVNPGYHEFCDGRDNDCNGLIDDRELRTYYRDDDNDNYGNPNGSIQASCPPTGYKSNDDDCIDTNAAINPGASEICDDTDNNCDGSVDEGCT